In Deinococcus maricopensis DSM 21211, one genomic interval encodes:
- a CDS encoding S8 family serine peptidase → MKRALPLLALTALLAACDNGGGVPTPGPGPAPTYTVSGEVIAPGGVALTTLGLASSANWDAPHVPGQVLVTTGSTLGAQSLTVLSGVRTQRLDDTLTLAFTPGGETDPAFAARLTAAGLQTQPNYLYHALAVPNDPGYPDDQPYLLRINAQNAWDAFDAKGQAPTGPIVAVLDTGVDATHPDLTGRLLPGRDFCGSNDLSNCTIDNTPEDTGGHGTASVGLIGAATNNARGMAGLTWTGRNILPVKVFGGADASTVTVRQGIEYAVQQGAKVINMSLGGPGASDPDPLMHQAIQAAVAANVTVVASAGNTPGDGVYYPAAYPEVIAVGAAARNGTLSCFSARPTATRPRQLDLIAPGGNSTVGTCQGESDDLIVSLTTGGGYAYWAGTSESAPLVSGVAALMRGINPNLTATQTRQLLKSTATTVSGGALLNAGAAVRAAATATPAPDPVPNTYDVTVQAFSGSTVVNTFKGQLKSGDKRLPYTLNLPAGTYTLRATITGAGKTYRGEANVQLNANKQVNIQTQ, encoded by the coding sequence ATGAAGCGCGCGCTGCCCCTGCTGGCCCTGACCGCCCTGCTCGCCGCCTGTGACAACGGCGGCGGAGTCCCCACGCCCGGGCCCGGCCCCGCGCCCACGTACACCGTCAGCGGTGAGGTCATCGCGCCCGGCGGCGTGGCCCTCACGACCCTGGGGCTCGCGAGCAGCGCCAACTGGGACGCGCCGCACGTCCCCGGTCAGGTGCTCGTCACGACGGGCAGCACGCTGGGTGCCCAGTCGTTGACCGTCCTGAGTGGTGTGCGGACACAACGCCTCGACGACACCCTCACGCTCGCCTTCACGCCCGGCGGCGAAACCGACCCGGCCTTCGCCGCGCGCCTCACCGCCGCTGGCCTCCAGACCCAGCCGAACTACCTCTACCACGCCCTCGCGGTCCCCAACGACCCGGGGTACCCGGACGATCAGCCGTACCTGCTGCGCATCAACGCGCAGAACGCCTGGGACGCCTTCGACGCGAAGGGGCAGGCCCCCACCGGGCCGATCGTGGCCGTTCTGGACACCGGCGTTGACGCCACCCACCCGGACCTCACAGGACGCCTCCTGCCCGGACGGGACTTCTGTGGGAGCAACGACCTCAGCAACTGCACCATCGACAACACCCCCGAAGACACGGGCGGTCACGGCACCGCCAGCGTCGGCCTGATCGGCGCGGCCACCAACAACGCGCGCGGCATGGCAGGCCTCACCTGGACAGGACGCAACATCCTTCCGGTCAAGGTGTTCGGCGGCGCGGACGCCTCCACAGTCACCGTTCGGCAGGGGATTGAGTACGCGGTGCAGCAGGGCGCAAAAGTCATCAACATGAGCCTGGGTGGCCCTGGGGCGAGTGACCCAGACCCCCTGATGCACCAGGCCATTCAGGCGGCAGTGGCGGCGAACGTCACGGTGGTCGCGTCTGCCGGAAATACGCCTGGTGACGGCGTGTACTACCCCGCTGCGTATCCTGAGGTCATCGCGGTCGGTGCTGCTGCACGGAACGGCACCCTCTCCTGCTTCAGTGCGCGGCCGACCGCCACCCGGCCACGCCAGCTGGACCTGATTGCGCCCGGCGGGAACAGCACCGTCGGCACGTGCCAGGGCGAGTCGGATGACCTGATCGTGTCGCTCACCACCGGCGGCGGCTACGCCTACTGGGCGGGCACCAGCGAGTCCGCACCGCTGGTCAGCGGCGTTGCGGCGCTGATGCGCGGCATCAACCCGAACCTCACCGCCACCCAGACCCGGCAGCTCCTGAAAAGCACCGCGACCACCGTATCGGGCGGCGCGCTCCTGAACGCAGGCGCCGCTGTCCGTGCGGCTGCGACGGCAACCCCTGCGCCGGACCCCGTCCCCAACACGTACGACGTCACGGTGCAGGCCTTCAGCGGCAGCACGGTCGTGAACACCTTCAAGGGGCAATTGAAGTCCGGCGACAAGCGCCTGCCATACACCCTGAACCTGCCGGCTGGCACGTACACGCTGCGCGCGACCATCACGGGCGCGGGGAAGACGTACCGCGGGGAAGCGAACGTGCAGCTGAACGCGAACAAACAGGTGAACATCCAGACGCAGTGA
- a CDS encoding S8 family serine peptidase, protein MKRALLSLGLGLSLAACGAPGSTPGAALQNETLNLGTRSSVDFLRLNRGTWNVEDAPAWLHFTPTSGTGYVQFKLDVDRAAMTPTLANQPNLTGSFDVHWQNGTQEGTVTVKVNADLLKVTGRATDQTSAPLNVTAPDARVTRTVNAGQPASARGIIVKYRTSALAAQAIQAAGRNASGAGRLAVLRVSDVNATLKALRADPNVEYAVPNAVLHALNVAQPVIPTDQYAPLQWAYRAVGYGAVWRDMDTTPYSHDVTVAVLDSGTHFNHPDLVGRQYGPGEGALDVLNYTTDKDGNVTYDNGDGDGPDTDPTDAGDTNRTSGSHGTHVTGIIAARWGTFQKPCATCSDSGVAGATGTAPVKVLPVRVLDSRGDGTEADVALGIRYAAGESVTLNGQTYTNPHPAQVINLSLGGPISAENARPMCEAVSAAAARGVLVFAASGNDGNTSAYYPAACDGAIAVASVTLTAGNVLERASYSNAYPQVQLSAPGGTDPILNPTTYNGGTLNGQPFIDSVFSTSWNYRDNLPSYEAESGTSQATPQVSALAALLLSKGVTTGRDDTLARLKSTATDLGPKGHDDQYGYGVINAAAALGAPIVSNTFGVRFTRADGHAYTPVLDDAGRFTAYLPEGTYRALVGHDRNGNRIIGEVDEGPTVETEFTLDPNAGTRDLGELLLK, encoded by the coding sequence ATGAAACGCGCTTTGTTGTCCCTCGGCCTGGGATTGTCACTGGCCGCGTGCGGCGCGCCTGGCAGCACGCCCGGCGCCGCCCTCCAGAACGAAACTCTCAATCTCGGCACGCGCAGCAGCGTGGACTTCCTGCGCCTGAACCGCGGCACCTGGAACGTCGAGGACGCCCCCGCGTGGCTGCACTTCACGCCCACGAGCGGCACCGGCTACGTACAGTTCAAACTCGACGTGGACCGCGCCGCCATGACGCCCACCCTCGCGAACCAGCCGAACCTCACCGGCAGCTTCGACGTGCACTGGCAGAACGGCACGCAGGAAGGCACCGTCACCGTCAAGGTCAACGCGGACCTCCTGAAAGTCACTGGCCGCGCCACCGACCAGACGAGCGCCCCCCTGAACGTCACTGCCCCTGACGCGCGCGTCACCCGGACCGTCAACGCCGGCCAGCCAGCCAGCGCGCGCGGCATCATCGTGAAGTACCGGACCAGCGCCCTCGCCGCGCAGGCCATCCAGGCGGCCGGCCGGAACGCCAGCGGCGCCGGCCGCCTCGCCGTCCTGCGCGTGAGCGACGTGAACGCCACCCTCAAGGCCCTGCGCGCCGACCCCAACGTCGAGTACGCCGTCCCGAACGCCGTCCTGCACGCCCTCAATGTCGCGCAGCCCGTCATCCCCACCGACCAGTACGCGCCGCTGCAATGGGCGTACCGCGCGGTCGGTTACGGCGCCGTCTGGCGCGACATGGACACCACGCCGTACAGCCATGACGTCACCGTCGCCGTCCTCGACAGCGGCACGCACTTCAACCACCCGGACCTCGTGGGCCGCCAGTACGGCCCCGGCGAAGGCGCCCTCGACGTCCTCAACTACACCACCGACAAGGACGGCAACGTCACCTACGACAACGGCGACGGCGACGGCCCCGACACCGACCCTACCGACGCCGGCGACACCAACCGCACCAGCGGCAGCCACGGCACGCACGTCACCGGCATCATTGCCGCACGCTGGGGCACCTTCCAGAAACCTTGCGCCACCTGCAGCGACAGCGGCGTCGCCGGCGCCACCGGCACCGCCCCCGTGAAGGTCCTCCCCGTGCGCGTCCTCGACTCCCGCGGCGACGGCACCGAAGCGGACGTCGCCCTCGGCATCCGCTACGCCGCCGGTGAAAGCGTCACCCTGAACGGCCAGACGTACACCAACCCGCACCCCGCGCAGGTCATCAACCTGTCGCTCGGCGGGCCCATCAGCGCCGAAAACGCCCGCCCCATGTGCGAGGCCGTCAGCGCCGCCGCCGCGCGCGGCGTACTCGTGTTCGCCGCCAGCGGCAATGACGGCAACACCAGCGCCTACTACCCCGCCGCCTGCGACGGCGCCATCGCCGTCGCCAGCGTCACCCTCACGGCCGGCAACGTCCTCGAACGCGCCTCGTACAGCAACGCCTACCCGCAGGTGCAGCTCAGCGCCCCCGGCGGCACCGACCCCATCCTCAACCCCACCACCTACAACGGCGGCACCCTGAACGGCCAGCCGTTCATCGACAGCGTCTTCAGCACCTCCTGGAACTACCGCGATAATCTCCCCTCCTACGAGGCCGAGTCTGGCACCAGCCAGGCCACGCCGCAGGTCAGCGCCCTCGCCGCCCTGCTGCTCAGCAAAGGCGTCACCACCGGCCGCGACGACACCCTCGCGCGCCTGAAGAGCACCGCCACCGACCTCGGCCCCAAAGGCCACGACGATCAGTACGGGTACGGCGTCATCAACGCCGCCGCCGCGCTCGGCGCGCCCATCGTCAGCAACACCTTCGGGGTGCGCTTCACCCGCGCGGACGGCCACGCCTACACCCCCGTTCTCGACGACGCCGGGCGCTTCACCGCCTACCTGCCCGAAGGGACGTACCGCGCGCTCGTCGGCCACGACCGCAACGGCAACCGCATCATCGGAGAGGTGGACGAAGGCCCTACCGTCGAAACGGAATTCACCCTCGACCCCAACGCGGGCACCCGCGACCTCGGCGAACTCCTGCTCAAGTAA
- a CDS encoding metal-binding protein, translating to MPSGNVHNLINTAAYAALFAATALAQHAGYVHVTPVQGLAFTAGYAAGTFLLSPDLDLAEGRVNSKRYWGILGFLWVPYGMLFSHRGLSHTWLIGPLTRLAYLGVIVALVVGLVAFLVPDLRLPGLPSSLDWKGLLPLLAGYYLSQWMHLIADGVRPDHDLRHARKTARRTFKRLR from the coding sequence GTGCCGAGCGGAAACGTCCATAACCTCATCAACACTGCCGCCTACGCCGCCCTGTTCGCCGCCACGGCGCTCGCCCAGCATGCCGGGTACGTGCACGTGACGCCCGTGCAGGGCCTCGCATTCACCGCCGGGTACGCCGCCGGAACGTTCCTGCTCTCTCCGGACCTGGACCTCGCCGAAGGGCGCGTGAACAGCAAGCGGTACTGGGGCATCCTGGGGTTCTTGTGGGTGCCGTACGGGATGCTGTTCAGTCACCGCGGCCTGAGTCACACGTGGCTGATCGGGCCGCTCACGCGCCTCGCGTACCTCGGGGTCATCGTGGCGCTGGTGGTGGGCCTCGTGGCGTTCCTGGTGCCGGACCTGCGCCTGCCGGGCCTGCCGTCGTCGCTGGACTGGAAGGGCCTGCTGCCGCTGCTGGCCGGGTACTACCTGAGCCAGTGGATGCACCTGATCGCGGACGGCGTGCGCCCAGACCATGACCTGCGGCACGCGCGCAAAACGGCCCGCAGGACCTTCAAGCGCCTACGTTGA
- a CDS encoding response regulator transcription factor: protein MTHTVLIVEDEVRLADTLEAYLRRDGYRTERATNGRAALELWRAARPDLILLDLMLPEVSGLDVARQVRAAGDTPIIMLTALDEEVDRLVGLGLGADDYVVKPYSPREVVARVRAVLRRAGGAPATPTVLRAGPLTLDLAAFEAHCDGVRLDVTAAELRLLAALAQPPGVVRTRAELLAALGAWERGTDERTVDAHIKNVRRKLGACGAALETVRSVGYRLRDAHE, encoded by the coding sequence ATGACGCACACGGTCCTGATTGTCGAGGACGAGGTCCGCCTCGCGGACACGCTCGAAGCGTACCTGCGCCGCGACGGGTACCGCACCGAGCGGGCCACGAACGGCCGCGCCGCGCTGGAGCTCTGGCGGGCGGCGCGGCCGGACCTGATCCTGCTGGACCTGATGCTGCCGGAAGTGAGCGGCCTGGACGTCGCCCGCCAGGTGCGCGCGGCGGGCGACACGCCCATCATCATGCTCACCGCCCTCGACGAGGAGGTGGACCGCCTGGTCGGCTTGGGCCTCGGGGCGGACGATTACGTCGTGAAGCCGTACAGTCCGCGTGAGGTGGTCGCGCGGGTTCGAGCGGTGCTGCGCCGCGCGGGCGGCGCGCCGGCCACGCCGACCGTGCTGCGCGCCGGACCACTCACGCTGGACCTCGCGGCGTTCGAGGCGCACTGCGACGGCGTGCGCCTCGACGTGACGGCCGCGGAGCTGCGCCTGCTCGCGGCGCTCGCGCAGCCGCCCGGCGTGGTGCGGACGCGCGCAGAGCTGCTCGCCGCGCTCGGCGCGTGGGAGCGCGGCACGGACGAACGCACCGTGGACGCGCACATCAAAAACGTGCGCCGCAAACTCGGCGCGTGCGGCGCGGCGCTCGAAACGGTCCGCAGCGTCGGCTACCGCCTGCGGGACGCGCATGAGTGA
- a CDS encoding sensor histidine kinase produces MSERRARRRAALRAARARWGDDLPRHRRRGLRARLTRQFAFVAFVAVMLTSFLTVNTTLRVLERTEASASTAPLTGSVSGHAHGTSMMRLDQGVVRAARREVTRSAAVAAVLCAVLASLAARGVTRSLTRPLQRLGDAAARVEAGERDVTLPVPFARDELRDVTVAFNHLTAGLARQEAWRRALVADIAHDLRTPLAVLRADIEAMQDGVTPTDAAGLARLHGEVLHLARLVTDLRTLTLAEGGALSLQVAPLDAAALTTDVAAAYSARAHAAGLDLHVDAPAPAFVRADPDRLRQILHNLLDNAARYAAPGRVDLRVRALDLRAHLHVRDHGPGFREEDLARAFERFYRADASRTRSADGHAGSGLGLAIARALAQAQGGTLDARNHPDGGAEFTVTFPLTAAPR; encoded by the coding sequence ATGAGTGAGCGCCGCGCGCGGCGCCGCGCCGCGCTGAGGGCCGCGCGCGCCCGCTGGGGTGACGACCTGCCCCGGCACCGGCGCCGGGGGTTGCGCGCGCGCCTCACGCGGCAATTCGCGTTCGTGGCGTTCGTGGCGGTGATGCTCACGTCCTTCCTGACCGTGAACACGACCCTGCGCGTGCTGGAACGCACCGAGGCGAGCGCCAGCACCGCGCCGCTGACGGGCAGCGTGAGCGGCCACGCGCACGGCACGTCAATGATGCGGCTGGATCAGGGGGTCGTTCGCGCCGCGCGCCGTGAGGTGACGCGCAGCGCGGCCGTCGCCGCCGTGCTGTGCGCGGTGCTCGCGTCCCTCGCGGCGCGCGGCGTCACGCGGTCCCTCACGCGGCCCCTGCAGCGCCTGGGCGACGCGGCGGCGCGCGTGGAGGCGGGTGAACGGGACGTGACGCTCCCCGTGCCGTTCGCCCGGGATGAGTTGCGGGACGTGACGGTCGCGTTCAACCACCTGACCGCGGGGCTGGCGCGGCAGGAGGCGTGGCGCCGCGCGCTCGTCGCGGACATCGCGCACGACCTGCGCACGCCGCTCGCGGTGCTCCGCGCGGACATCGAGGCGATGCAGGACGGCGTGACGCCCACGGACGCGGCGGGCCTCGCGCGCCTGCACGGGGAGGTGCTGCACCTCGCCCGGCTCGTCACGGACCTGCGCACGCTGACGCTCGCGGAAGGCGGCGCGCTCAGTCTGCAGGTGGCGCCGCTCGACGCCGCCGCGCTGACGACAGACGTCGCCGCGGCGTACAGCGCGCGGGCGCACGCGGCGGGCCTGGACCTGCACGTGGACGCGCCCGCGCCCGCGTTCGTCCGCGCGGACCCGGATCGCCTGCGGCAGATCCTGCATAACCTCCTCGACAATGCCGCGCGGTACGCCGCGCCCGGCCGGGTGGACCTGCGCGTGCGCGCACTCGACCTGCGCGCGCACCTGCACGTGCGCGACCACGGTCCGGGCTTCCGGGAGGAGGACCTCGCGCGGGCGTTCGAGCGCTTCTACCGTGCGGACGCCAGCCGGACGCGCAGCGCGGACGGCCACGCCGGCAGCGGCCTGGGCCTCGCCATCGCGCGCGCGCTCGCGCAGGCGCAGGGCGGTACGCTCGACGCGCGCAACCACCCAGATGGCGGCGCGGAATTCACCGTGACGTTCCCTCTGACCGCCGCGCCCCGCTGA
- a CDS encoding class I SAM-dependent methyltransferase, protein MNYDDLADLYDHQYDLYRDDLHHYARLADASGGPVLELGAGTGRVSVYLARRGVNVTGLEPSDAMRRRAQERAQRSRVDVTLVPGDMRDFDLGARFPLVIAPFNALMHLYSVQEQADALNAIARHVQPGGTFAFDLYTPHFGPQGVVRHEGETFTVGDARTDVLVYQQVHEAQQHVTTQYFVDTTGADGVVRRTHRTLTQRYYTRYEVEWMLRATGFTQIRVAGSFEGGPFTNDSRVMVVTAKGPA, encoded by the coding sequence GTGAACTACGACGACCTCGCCGACCTGTACGACCACCAGTACGACCTGTACCGCGACGACCTGCACCATTACGCCCGCCTGGCGGACGCCAGCGGCGGCCCGGTGCTGGAGCTGGGCGCGGGCACCGGCCGCGTGAGCGTGTACCTCGCGCGGCGCGGCGTGAACGTCACCGGCCTGGAACCCAGCGACGCCATGCGGCGGCGCGCGCAGGAACGGGCGCAGCGCTCCCGCGTGGACGTGACGCTCGTGCCCGGCGACATGCGCGACTTCGACCTGGGCGCGCGGTTCCCGCTGGTCATCGCCCCCTTCAACGCCCTGATGCACCTGTACAGCGTCCAGGAGCAGGCGGATGCCCTGAACGCCATCGCCCGCCACGTGCAGCCGGGCGGGACGTTCGCGTTCGACCTGTATACGCCGCACTTCGGCCCGCAGGGCGTCGTGCGGCACGAAGGGGAGACCTTCACGGTCGGGGACGCGCGGACGGACGTGCTGGTGTACCAGCAGGTGCATGAGGCGCAGCAGCACGTGACCACGCAGTACTTCGTGGACACGACCGGCGCGGACGGCGTGGTGCGCCGCACGCACCGCACGCTCACGCAGCGGTACTACACGCGGTACGAGGTGGAGTGGATGCTGCGCGCCACCGGCTTCACGCAGATTCGCGTGGCCGGCAGCTTCGAGGGCGGACCGTTCACGAACGACAGCCGCGTGATGGTCGTCACCGCCAAAGGGCCCGCCTGA
- a CDS encoding polysaccharide deacetylase family protein: MLRRSPKLAAALLAYIGLPYLLVQWLNLGVVRHGSAARRTAALTFDDGPDPATTPQVLDALRDAGAHATFFVLDGCAEAHPDLIERMQAEGHEVAVHGGRHRHAWLRTPWNMMLDPARAAARIARVTGSAPVHYRPPHGAYTLATVIGMRRAGLRGAHWTVTAYDWDDRTTPEDVQRRVLRRIDHGGVIVLHDAGPGARTTVPALPGLLAALRERGYTLMALRDLPGARVLRGPDLLRRAARALDRAYDRVSGARPITGHRDSFLRVGVSSFPLPDVTLPDGTRVPSGSPQLEFHVHNARLVDAGLRRAGTQTREALRELARALEVNPTWARADALYCLSALHPVLRGVGFETVDVPQGMERRLGAWARVLRGAYGTTRAKAPQPKLSVISLDEVRRRYGAEVNA, encoded by the coding sequence TTGCTCAGACGCTCCCCCAAACTCGCCGCCGCGCTGCTGGCGTACATCGGCCTGCCGTACCTGCTGGTGCAGTGGCTCAACCTCGGCGTGGTCCGTCATGGCAGCGCCGCGCGCCGCACGGCTGCCCTCACCTTCGATGACGGGCCCGACCCCGCCACCACCCCGCAGGTGCTCGACGCGCTCCGGGACGCCGGCGCGCACGCCACGTTCTTCGTGCTGGACGGGTGCGCCGAAGCGCACCCGGACCTGATCGAGCGCATGCAGGCTGAAGGGCACGAGGTGGCCGTCCACGGTGGACGCCACCGGCACGCGTGGCTGCGCACGCCCTGGAACATGATGCTCGACCCGGCCCGCGCCGCCGCGCGCATCGCCCGCGTCACCGGCAGCGCGCCCGTGCATTACCGCCCGCCGCACGGCGCGTACACGCTCGCCACCGTCATCGGCATGCGCCGCGCCGGCCTGCGGGGCGCGCACTGGACCGTCACGGCCTACGACTGGGATGACCGTACCACCCCCGAAGACGTGCAGCGCCGCGTCCTGCGCCGCATCGACCACGGCGGCGTCATCGTCCTGCACGACGCCGGTCCGGGCGCGCGCACGACCGTGCCGGCCTTGCCGGGCCTGCTGGCCGCGCTGCGCGAACGTGGGTACACCCTCATGGCCCTGCGGGACCTGCCGGGCGCGCGCGTGCTGCGCGGCCCCGATCTGCTGCGCCGCGCCGCGCGCGCCCTGGACCGCGCGTACGACCGCGTGAGCGGCGCGCGCCCCATCACCGGGCACCGCGACAGCTTCCTGCGCGTTGGCGTGAGCTCCTTCCCTCTGCCGGACGTGACCCTCCCGGACGGCACGCGCGTGCCGTCCGGCTCACCGCAGCTCGAGTTCCATGTGCACAACGCCCGCCTCGTGGACGCCGGCCTGCGCCGCGCCGGCACCCAGACGCGCGAGGCCCTGCGGGAGCTTGCGCGCGCCCTCGAAGTGAACCCCACCTGGGCGCGCGCGGACGCGCTGTACTGCCTGAGCGCCCTGCACCCGGTCCTGCGCGGCGTCGGCTTCGAGACGGTGGACGTGCCGCAGGGCATGGAGCGCCGCCTCGGCGCGTGGGCGCGCGTGCTGCGCGGCGCGTACGGCACGACGCGCGCGAAAGCGCCCCAGCCGAAACTCAGCGTCATCAGCCTCGACGAAGTCCGCCGCCGCTACGGCGCCGAGGTGAACGCGTGA
- a CDS encoding MGDG synthase family glycosyltransferase — translation MTYADLPELRTLMLGASFGGGHHQANRAIADAMRALDPRVHPESGDFIAYMRPHERLITLGLYSYWLKHSPETYRRFYNWTDSEREPKAITNTFHWLGLGGMKRDLARIEPHLVVCSFPTTAALSDTARRRTGRTYLNALIVTDYRAHHHWARTEADLLLVARDSGKAELMHWGVPEERIFVTGIPILPRFGALYGHDPRALRAQFGLHPDQPLILVSGGATGTYRAFQTLARVFGNLGTRVQALILASNDRPGVERIGGATIHHLPYTPNFPELLAASDIVVGKAGGLTVAETLALGKPTVVFEPIPGQEEHNARLLEQHGAGVWARSETQLHAALSTLVHDPAARAHMGHCARRIAQPDAAQAAARVLLDGLKRHLG, via the coding sequence ATGACGTACGCCGACCTGCCGGAACTCCGCACGCTCATGCTCGGCGCGAGCTTCGGCGGCGGGCACCACCAGGCGAACCGCGCCATCGCCGACGCGATGCGCGCCCTCGACCCGCGCGTCCACCCGGAAAGCGGCGACTTCATCGCGTACATGCGCCCGCACGAGCGCCTGATCACGCTTGGACTCTACAGCTACTGGCTCAAGCACAGCCCCGAAACGTACCGCCGGTTCTACAACTGGACCGACAGCGAACGCGAACCGAAAGCCATCACGAACACCTTCCACTGGCTGGGCCTCGGCGGCATGAAACGCGACCTCGCGCGCATCGAACCGCACCTCGTGGTGTGCAGCTTCCCGACCACCGCTGCGCTTAGCGACACCGCACGGCGCCGCACCGGACGCACGTACCTGAACGCCCTGATCGTCACCGACTACCGCGCGCACCACCACTGGGCGCGCACCGAAGCGGACCTGCTGCTCGTCGCCCGCGACAGCGGCAAGGCCGAACTCATGCACTGGGGCGTCCCCGAGGAGCGCATCTTCGTCACGGGCATTCCGATCCTGCCGCGCTTCGGGGCGCTGTACGGCCACGACCCGCGCGCCCTGCGCGCCCAGTTCGGCCTGCACCCGGACCAGCCGCTGATCCTGGTGAGCGGCGGCGCGACCGGCACGTACCGCGCGTTTCAGACGCTCGCGCGCGTGTTCGGGAACCTCGGCACGCGCGTGCAGGCCCTAATTCTCGCCAGCAACGACCGGCCCGGCGTGGAACGCATCGGCGGCGCCACCATCCACCACCTGCCGTACACCCCGAACTTCCCGGAGTTGCTCGCCGCGTCCGACATCGTTGTCGGCAAGGCGGGCGGCCTGACGGTCGCGGAAACCCTCGCGCTCGGCAAGCCCACCGTCGTGTTCGAGCCGATTCCCGGCCAGGAGGAACACAACGCGCGCCTGCTGGAGCAGCACGGCGCGGGCGTGTGGGCGCGCAGCGAAACGCAGCTGCACGCGGCCCTGTCCACGCTCGTGCACGACCCGGCCGCGCGGGCGCACATGGGCCACTGCGCGCGCCGCATCGCGCAGCCTGACGCCGCGCAGGCCGCCGCGCGCGTCCTGCTCGACGGCCTGAAACGTCACCTTGGCTGA
- a CDS encoding LptF/LptG family permease, whose product MILTRYVTRELLPPLLAGTALFTAILSFGYFFVSSQWLKNVPPGLILQWIGAQVPDTLVKVLPMGVVLMVVVAFGRLATERELIAVQSGGISLGRVARPATVIAALVAVLAVWLSLWVAPRLNVEARGLYWDTLTGGGLTTLSGRTTDLGGGLTLYLGGYDSATRRMTGVRVQQWDKDNAELGTLVFARDGTFENNQLQLRDYAVYRVNFAAVRDLEAVSDDPSKLRSAIGDVFTAVNTPPNKDATLTLDTGLSRKETLARYADAIGADSEGWPQLITKLTAPGVKAADRQAARVDLNRKLALPIGNLVLVLAALPFALRYGRTLGTSLGIALLIAVAYYLLFFVGIAVANMLPALPELGVWLANLVFAALGLTLLRRA is encoded by the coding sequence TTGATCCTCACCCGGTACGTCACGCGTGAACTGCTGCCGCCCCTGCTGGCTGGTACCGCCCTGTTCACGGCCATCCTGAGCTTCGGGTACTTCTTCGTGAGCAGCCAGTGGTTGAAGAACGTCCCGCCCGGCCTGATCCTGCAGTGGATCGGCGCGCAGGTGCCGGACACGCTCGTGAAGGTCCTGCCGATGGGCGTCGTCCTGATGGTCGTCGTGGCGTTCGGGCGCCTCGCCACCGAACGGGAACTGATCGCCGTGCAGTCCGGCGGCATCAGCCTGGGCCGCGTCGCACGTCCCGCCACCGTCATCGCCGCGCTCGTTGCGGTGCTCGCCGTGTGGCTGAGCCTGTGGGTCGCGCCGCGCCTGAACGTCGAGGCGCGCGGCCTGTACTGGGATACCCTCACCGGCGGCGGCCTCACCACCCTGAGCGGACGCACCACCGACCTCGGCGGCGGCCTCACCCTGTACCTCGGCGGGTACGACAGCGCCACGCGCCGCATGACCGGCGTGCGCGTGCAGCAGTGGGACAAGGACAACGCCGAACTGGGCACGCTCGTGTTCGCGCGCGACGGCACCTTCGAGAACAACCAGCTGCAACTGCGCGATTACGCCGTGTACCGCGTGAACTTCGCCGCCGTCCGCGACCTCGAAGCGGTCAGCGACGACCCCAGCAAACTGCGTAGCGCCATCGGGGACGTCTTCACCGCCGTGAACACCCCCCCCAACAAGGACGCCACCCTGACGCTCGACACCGGCCTGTCCCGCAAGGAGACGCTCGCGCGGTACGCGGACGCCATCGGCGCGGACAGCGAAGGCTGGCCGCAGCTCATCACGAAACTCACCGCGCCGGGTGTGAAGGCCGCCGACCGGCAGGCCGCGCGCGTGGACCTGAACCGCAAGCTCGCGCTGCCCATCGGGAACCTCGTGCTGGTCCTCGCCGCGCTCCCGTTCGCGCTGCGGTACGGACGCACGCTCGGCACCAGCCTCGGCATCGCCCTGCTGATCGCCGTCGCGTACTACCTGCTGTTCTTCGTGGGCATCGCCGTCGCCAACATGCTCCCGGCCCTGCCGGAACTCGGCGTGTGGCTCGCGAACCTCGTGTTCGCCGCGCTCGGCCTCACGCTGCTGCGCCGCGCATGA
- the fabZ gene encoding 3-hydroxyacyl-ACP dehydratase FabZ produces the protein MSGTLNIQDVLKILPHRPPFLLVDRVLSSGGGEAHAIKNVTMNEPFFVGHFPGEPVMPGVLIIEALAQASMFTLHEQLEPGTVGYLAGIEGARFKRKVVPGDTLHLHAKLEFLRRGLGKATVRAEVDGEVAAEAQILFAVAKG, from the coding sequence ATGAGCGGAACCCTGAACATCCAAGACGTCCTGAAGATCCTCCCGCACCGCCCCCCGTTCCTGCTGGTGGACCGCGTGCTCAGCAGCGGCGGCGGCGAGGCGCACGCCATCAAGAACGTCACCATGAACGAGCCGTTCTTCGTCGGGCACTTCCCCGGCGAGCCCGTGATGCCCGGCGTGCTGATCATCGAGGCGCTCGCGCAGGCCAGCATGTTCACCCTGCACGAGCAGCTGGAACCCGGCACGGTCGGGTACCTCGCCGGCATTGAGGGCGCGCGCTTCAAACGCAAGGTCGTGCCCGGCGACACGCTGCACCTGCACGCGAAACTGGAGTTCCTGCGCCGCGGCCTCGGCAAGGCGACCGTGCGCGCCGAAGTGGACGGCGAGGTCGCCGCGGAAGCGCAGATCCTGTTCGCCGTCGCGAAAGGCTGA